In Panacibacter ginsenosidivorans, the following proteins share a genomic window:
- a CDS encoding 3-keto-disaccharide hydrolase, translating to MIKNRSLLIALFCFSAGMLFAQDDHSKHPDTSGPGWVDMFNTDLSNALFPKGIWTVADGVFTASADEALWSEKTYNNFILDLEFKTADGTNSGVIVHASNMEEWIPHSVEIQIADDYSAEWSKAVPTWQCAAVFGHQAASKRTVKHPGEWNHYTITCIDRKIWIVLNGELVNTFDMSLYTSAKKNPDGSDIPSWLSNPLAEIPLTGHIGFQGKHAGAPIYFRNIKIKELK from the coding sequence ATGATAAAGAACAGGTCTCTTCTAATTGCATTGTTTTGTTTTTCTGCCGGTATGCTTTTTGCCCAGGATGATCATTCTAAACATCCGGACACTTCAGGCCCGGGTTGGGTTGATATGTTTAATACGGATCTTTCGAATGCACTCTTTCCAAAAGGAATATGGACCGTTGCTGATGGTGTTTTTACAGCCAGCGCTGATGAAGCATTGTGGAGCGAAAAAACGTATAACAACTTTATACTCGACCTTGAATTTAAAACAGCAGACGGTACCAATAGTGGCGTAATTGTTCATGCAAGTAATATGGAAGAATGGATACCACATTCAGTTGAAATACAAATTGCTGATGATTACTCTGCAGAGTGGAGTAAAGCTGTACCTACCTGGCAATGCGCAGCAGTGTTTGGCCACCAGGCGGCCAGTAAACGCACTGTAAAACATCCGGGAGAATGGAATCATTATACTATTACCTGTATCGATAGAAAAATATGGATCGTATTAAACGGTGAACTGGTAAATACTTTTGATATGAGCTTATACACTTCTGCAAAGAAAAACCCAGATGGCAGTGATATACCATCCTGGTTAAGTAACCCGCTGGCAGAAATTCCCTTAACCGGGCATATTGGTTTCCAGGGAAAACATGCCGGCGCGCCTATTTATTTCAGAAATATTAAGATCAAAGAATTGAAATAA
- a CDS encoding alpha/beta fold hydrolase, protein MQHLLLLHGAFGAKDQFEPLTEKLKDDFIIHTLNFSAHGGTPIPGTSLSIELYAKDVLHYMLTQNIEQANIFGYSMGGYVAMYIAKHAADKVKKNVTLASKFHWDETIAAKEVKMLDAAAIELKVPAFAQQLAARHAPSDWKLLLQKTAEMMMNLGRNNTLSINDYNSIATSSLLMLGDRDKMVTLEETIAVYKNLPNAQLSVLPNTSHPIEQVDTDMLSYIIRNFLLH, encoded by the coding sequence ATGCAACATCTATTACTACTGCACGGTGCGTTTGGTGCAAAGGATCAGTTTGAACCACTGACTGAAAAATTAAAGGATGATTTTATTATTCATACGTTGAATTTTAGTGCGCATGGTGGAACACCAATACCAGGAACATCATTATCAATTGAGTTGTATGCTAAAGATGTATTGCATTATATGCTTACGCAAAATATTGAGCAGGCAAATATTTTCGGGTACAGTATGGGCGGCTATGTAGCGATGTATATTGCAAAGCATGCTGCTGATAAAGTAAAGAAGAATGTTACCCTTGCGTCTAAATTTCATTGGGATGAAACTATTGCTGCTAAAGAAGTAAAGATGCTTGACGCTGCTGCAATTGAATTAAAAGTTCCTGCCTTTGCACAGCAACTTGCTGCAAGACATGCACCTTCGGACTGGAAATTATTATTACAAAAAACTGCTGAAATGATGATGAATCTTGGCCGCAACAATACCCTAAGTATTAATGATTATAATTCAATTGCTACTTCATCTTTATTAATGCTTGGAGACAGAGACAAGATGGTTACACTGGAAGAAACGATTGCAGTTTATAAAAATTTACCCAATGCACAATTGAGTGTGTTGCCCAACACATCTCACCCTATTGAACAGGTAGATACTGATATGCTTTCTTATATTATCAGAAATTTTTTGTTGCACTAA
- a CDS encoding OmpA/MotB family protein, which yields MRIKNGIMLGLLPVVLFSCVSSKKFKEAEAKYTQLNGAYAEMQGKLRDCESNLNNANNDISKKKGEIDALNTQIDLLKQNNNAALKQLQDLSVISGAQAESIKKSLDNIGAKDMYIKDLQSEMARKDSLNMALVMNLKGAVGDLNDQDINIKVDKGVVFIDISDKLLFKSGSFDLTDQAKVVLGKVAKVLLNQPNIEFMVEGHTDNVPYKKNAYLLDNWDLSVKRATSVVRVLQNDYGIPPARMAAAGRSEYLPVTSNDTPEGKAANRRTRIVILPQLDQFFKLLEPNGGRQ from the coding sequence ATGAGAATTAAAAATGGAATTATGCTTGGCTTGTTACCGGTTGTTTTGTTTTCCTGCGTCAGCTCAAAGAAATTTAAAGAAGCTGAAGCAAAATACACACAATTAAATGGCGCTTATGCAGAAATGCAGGGCAAGCTTCGTGATTGTGAAAGCAACCTGAATAATGCAAACAATGACATCAGTAAAAAGAAAGGCGAAATTGATGCTTTGAACACACAGATCGATCTGTTGAAACAAAATAATAATGCAGCGCTTAAACAATTGCAGGACCTTTCTGTAATATCCGGTGCACAGGCAGAAAGCATCAAAAAATCACTGGACAATATTGGCGCAAAAGATATGTATATAAAAGATCTTCAAAGTGAGATGGCCCGCAAAGATTCTTTGAACATGGCGCTGGTAATGAATCTCAAGGGTGCAGTTGGTGATTTGAATGATCAGGATATTAATATTAAAGTTGACAAAGGTGTCGTATTCATAGACATCTCTGATAAACTTCTTTTCAAGAGCGGAAGCTTTGATCTTACAGACCAGGCAAAAGTTGTATTGGGCAAAGTAGCCAAGGTGTTGCTTAACCAACCAAATATAGAATTTATGGTAGAAGGCCATACTGATAATGTGCCTTATAAAAAGAATGCTTACCTGCTGGACAACTGGGATCTTAGCGTAAAGAGAGCAACATCTGTTGTACGTGTATTGCAGAATGATTATGGTATTCCGCCTGCACGTATGGCCGCTGCAGGAAGAAGCGAATACTTACCTGTTACCAGCAACGATACACCGGAAGGCAAAGCGGCAAACCGCAGAACAAGAATTGTTATTTTACCTCAGTTAGACCAGTTCTTTAAATTACTGGAACCTAATGGTGGCAGGCAATAG
- a CDS encoding DUF4157 domain-containing protein has translation MKISIKERSLIAWIATLFLKQKKVAIVTCNIIHLWNTGKEEFLENKKWLQHELVHVLQYREHGCFKFMALYLWESLKKGYHRNKFEEEARLYENESALSSLVQVK, from the coding sequence TTGAAAATTTCCATCAAAGAGCGGTCATTGATCGCCTGGATTGCCACCTTGTTTTTAAAACAAAAGAAAGTAGCGATTGTAACCTGCAACATTATTCATCTGTGGAATACAGGCAAAGAAGAATTTCTGGAAAACAAAAAGTGGCTTCAGCATGAACTGGTGCATGTATTGCAATACCGCGAACATGGATGTTTTAAATTTATGGCACTGTATTTATGGGAGTCTTTAAAAAAAGGCTACCATAGAAATAAGTTTGAAGAAGAAGCAAGATTGTACGAAAATGAATCTGCACTTTCTTCTTTGGTGCAGGTCAAATAA